The following proteins are co-located in the Paludibaculum fermentans genome:
- a CDS encoding cobalamin B12-binding domain-containing protein — MDPKIRVLVAKPGLDGHDRGAKVIARALRDAGMEVIYTGLRQTPEMIVNAALQEDVQVIGLSILSGAHNAIVPRVMAMLREKEMGDVVVVVGGTVPDDDAARLKELGVAAVFQPGAALDEIVAFVKSAVRAAV; from the coding sequence ATGGATCCAAAGATCCGAGTACTGGTTGCCAAGCCAGGTCTCGACGGACACGACCGCGGAGCGAAGGTTATCGCGCGGGCGTTACGCGATGCCGGGATGGAAGTTATCTACACAGGACTGCGGCAAACGCCGGAAATGATCGTAAATGCGGCTTTGCAGGAAGATGTTCAGGTAATTGGTCTGAGCATCCTGTCTGGCGCGCATAACGCGATTGTTCCGCGGGTGATGGCAATGTTGCGTGAGAAGGAAATGGGCGACGTAGTAGTCGTCGTTGGCGGCACCGTCCCGGATGACGACGCCGCGAGACTGAAGGAACTGGGGGTTGCGGCTGTGTTTCAGCCCGGCGCCGCGCTGGACGAGATTGTGGCGTTTGTGAAAAGCGCCGTCCGTGCGGCTGTTTGA
- a CDS encoding NYN domain-containing protein has protein sequence MQDRLNIAVFVDYDNIEIGVKSTLRREFEVSLVLDALKERGDIVAKFAYANWSRQEGATRQMAENAVQMVQRIPSPRGDKNGADINLALDALEMAFTHDHVNAFAVVSGDSDFIPLVNKLKEYGKTVFVVGGKAFTSTILQQNCHEFISFESLLNTDSIPLPLPQSQSQQAQAQAGPPTGDRDREPYRESYRDRKEKRFREREERRREREQREGPMPAAGPAGAPGVGPAPKDQPQQGRPAPLDLALAMPLVERALQVLERRNVQPQLGLLKSTMLQLDSAFNESAYGARSFSDFVEKLKRAELVYVKGTGGRYFIERKHNYQEKALPRPEEALPQLREVLEIHRLEFEESGQTAEDLAAWMKEEYPSFDHANYGFQGFAEFLNFAQDKTVVRLQHRQEGGLLVSLGSEFYPQAPPKQEVKEEDLLTEHDFKQPIVKGQPTATGEIPPDDEPPKATKKRVTRKKADTGGQDKPVRRTRRKASE, from the coding sequence ATGCAAGACCGACTCAACATCGCCGTGTTTGTCGACTACGACAACATTGAAATCGGCGTGAAAAGCACACTTCGACGTGAGTTCGAAGTGTCGCTCGTGCTGGACGCTCTGAAAGAGCGCGGGGACATTGTCGCAAAGTTCGCGTATGCGAACTGGAGCCGCCAAGAGGGCGCCACGCGACAGATGGCGGAAAACGCGGTGCAGATGGTGCAGCGCATTCCTTCGCCACGCGGGGACAAGAACGGCGCGGACATCAACCTGGCGCTGGACGCGCTGGAGATGGCGTTCACGCACGACCACGTGAATGCATTTGCGGTGGTGAGCGGCGATTCTGATTTCATTCCTCTGGTGAACAAGCTGAAGGAATATGGCAAGACGGTCTTCGTGGTGGGCGGCAAAGCCTTCACCTCGACCATCCTGCAACAGAACTGCCACGAGTTCATCAGCTTTGAATCGCTGTTGAACACGGACTCGATTCCGTTGCCGCTTCCGCAGTCGCAGTCGCAGCAGGCCCAGGCGCAGGCAGGGCCGCCGACGGGCGACCGCGATCGTGAGCCATATCGCGAATCCTACAGGGATCGCAAGGAGAAGCGGTTCCGGGAGCGTGAAGAGCGCCGCCGGGAACGCGAGCAGCGGGAAGGCCCAATGCCGGCCGCGGGTCCGGCGGGCGCACCGGGCGTGGGCCCGGCTCCGAAGGATCAGCCGCAGCAGGGGCGTCCTGCTCCGCTGGACCTGGCGCTGGCCATGCCGCTGGTGGAACGTGCGCTCCAGGTGCTGGAACGCCGCAACGTTCAGCCCCAGTTGGGCCTGCTGAAATCCACCATGCTGCAGCTGGATTCCGCCTTCAACGAGAGCGCCTATGGTGCGCGCAGCTTCTCCGATTTCGTCGAGAAGTTGAAGCGGGCCGAGCTGGTCTATGTGAAGGGTACGGGCGGGCGCTACTTCATTGAGCGCAAGCACAACTACCAGGAGAAGGCGCTGCCTCGTCCGGAAGAGGCGCTGCCGCAGCTGCGCGAGGTGCTGGAGATCCACCGTCTGGAGTTCGAAGAGAGCGGACAGACGGCGGAAGACCTGGCGGCCTGGATGAAGGAAGAGTATCCGAGCTTCGACCATGCCAACTATGGCTTCCAGGGCTTTGCGGAGTTTCTAAACTTCGCCCAGGACAAGACCGTGGTCCGGCTGCAGCATCGCCAGGAGGGCGGTCTGCTGGTGAGCCTGGGTTCGGAGTTCTATCCGCAGGCGCCGCCCAAGCAGGAAGTAAAAGAAGAGGACCTGCTCACCGAGCACGACTTCAAGCAACCGATTGTGAAGGGCCAGCCGACGGCCACCGGCGAGATTCCGCCGGACGACGAGCCGCCCAAGGCAACAAAGAAGCGCGTGACGCGCAAGAAGGCCGACACGGGCGGCCAGGACAAGCCGGTGCGCCGCACCCGGCGGAAGGCCTCGGAGTAA
- a CDS encoding RidA family protein produces MGDIQRIFPKDTPTPRGPYSPAIRAGDFIFVSGQGPVDPATDTMSYGDIQHETRITLNNVKRILEAAGVAMTDVVKCSVFLRDGKDFAAMNEIYREFFGEQRPTRTTVAVAFADPTMKVEIDCIAYKPV; encoded by the coding sequence ATGGGCGACATTCAACGTATCTTCCCGAAGGATACGCCGACGCCGCGAGGTCCGTATTCGCCGGCGATCCGCGCAGGCGACTTCATCTTCGTGTCAGGGCAGGGTCCGGTGGATCCTGCCACCGACACGATGTCCTATGGCGACATCCAGCACGAGACCAGAATCACGCTGAACAATGTGAAGCGGATTCTGGAAGCCGCCGGGGTGGCCATGACGGATGTGGTGAAGTGCAGCGTCTTTCTGCGGGATGGTAAGGACTTCGCGGCAATGAACGAAATCTACCGTGAGTTCTTCGGAGAGCAGCGGCCCACGCGCACCACGGTGGCCGTAGCGTTCGCGGATCCGACGATGAAGGTCGAGATCGACTGCATCGCCTATAAGCCTGTGTAG
- a CDS encoding methylated-DNA--[protein]-cysteine S-methyltransferase: MRYSTMQCSLGWVLLAAREDGVCAILLGDGPEELTADLRRRFPREVPHLDTDGLQCWLDQAIESIEHPGTALTLPWAEQGTRFQQRVWRELKTVPAGSTTSYRELAARVGNPKAVRAVARACAANPLAVAVPCHRVLRVDGELAGYRWGLDRKRALLEREALAWA, translated from the coding sequence ATGCGCTATTCGACAATGCAATGTTCGCTGGGCTGGGTGCTGCTGGCGGCCCGCGAGGACGGGGTTTGCGCGATTCTGCTGGGGGATGGACCGGAGGAGTTGACGGCGGATCTGCGCCGGAGATTTCCGCGGGAGGTTCCACACCTGGACACGGACGGGCTCCAATGCTGGCTGGACCAGGCGATCGAGTCCATTGAGCACCCGGGCACAGCATTGACGCTGCCGTGGGCGGAACAGGGAACTCGCTTCCAGCAGCGGGTGTGGCGCGAGTTGAAGACGGTACCGGCCGGCTCGACCACAAGCTATCGGGAACTGGCCGCGCGGGTAGGCAATCCGAAGGCGGTGCGGGCCGTAGCCCGGGCGTGCGCGGCGAATCCGCTCGCCGTGGCTGTGCCGTGCCATCGTGTATTGCGAGTCGACGGCGAGTTGGCCGGGTATCGCTGGGGCTTGGATCGCAAGCGGGCGCTGCTGGAACGGGAGGCGCTGGCATGGGCCTGA
- a CDS encoding 2OG-Fe(II) oxygenase: MGLSLGERIAALNWTDLTSQLNEHGCAVVEGLLSAGECAEAAAWYGDGALFRSRVVMSRHGFGRGEYQYFAAPLPEMVAELRSGLYGPLARIANQWNTSLNLTEAGFPETHAEFLQRCHEAGQTRPTPLLLQYGPGDYNCLHQDLYGAHVFPLQVAFLLSEPGRDFTGGEFVLTEQRPRMQSRVEVVPLRQGDGVIFPVHHRPVAGTRGVYRVQMRHGVSRLRTGRRHTLGVIFHDAQ, encoded by the coding sequence ATGGGCCTGAGCTTAGGAGAACGGATAGCCGCGCTGAACTGGACGGATCTGACGAGCCAGCTCAATGAGCACGGCTGCGCGGTGGTTGAGGGTCTCCTGAGTGCCGGCGAGTGCGCTGAGGCGGCGGCCTGGTATGGGGACGGAGCGTTGTTCCGCAGCCGCGTGGTGATGAGCCGGCATGGGTTCGGGCGCGGCGAGTATCAGTACTTCGCGGCGCCGCTGCCTGAAATGGTGGCGGAGCTGCGCTCCGGCCTCTATGGGCCCTTGGCGCGGATCGCCAATCAATGGAACACGTCGCTGAACCTGACGGAGGCCGGGTTTCCGGAAACGCATGCGGAATTCCTGCAACGCTGCCACGAGGCTGGACAGACGCGCCCGACACCACTATTGCTGCAGTACGGGCCCGGCGACTACAACTGCCTGCACCAGGATCTTTACGGAGCGCATGTCTTCCCGCTGCAGGTGGCGTTCCTGTTGAGTGAGCCGGGGCGTGATTTCACGGGAGGAGAATTCGTGTTGACCGAACAGCGGCCGCGCATGCAGTCGCGGGTCGAGGTGGTACCGCTGCGCCAGGGCGACGGAGTGATCTTCCCGGTTCATCATCGGCCGGTCGCCGGAACACGCGGAGTCTACCGGGTCCAGATGCGGCATGGAGTGAGCCGGCTGCGAACGGGCCGGCGTCACACGCTCGGTGTGATCTTTCACGACGCGCAGTGA
- a CDS encoding TMEM175 family protein, whose translation MFDRFTRGELHLNRIEAFSDGVFAIIVTLLVLELRVPVLPHHAGVTELRNSLFDLAPKFLSWLISFIIVCKFWLNHHHIFSLARHANYALVWMNSLFLMTQSFIPFPTALIGEYPRNPLAVSVFGCVMAVNTLLFMLLHRYILRNLMKPELKGTEDPHILAKSLVGPLSYLAGVATAWFSIEAAFVVYMLTPLWFITPAAPRPVNSTKQC comes from the coding sequence GTGTTCGATCGATTCACGCGGGGCGAGCTGCATCTCAACCGCATCGAGGCTTTTAGCGACGGCGTCTTCGCGATCATCGTCACGCTACTGGTACTTGAACTCAGGGTGCCAGTGCTGCCCCATCACGCCGGTGTTACGGAACTTCGAAACAGCCTGTTCGACCTCGCGCCGAAGTTCCTCAGTTGGCTGATCAGCTTCATCATTGTTTGCAAGTTCTGGCTCAACCACCACCACATCTTCTCCCTCGCGCGGCACGCCAACTATGCGCTGGTCTGGATGAACTCCCTGTTCCTGATGACGCAGTCATTCATTCCTTTTCCCACCGCGCTCATCGGAGAGTACCCGCGCAATCCGCTTGCCGTGAGCGTATTCGGCTGTGTGATGGCTGTGAACACGCTGCTGTTCATGCTGCTGCATCGCTACATCCTGCGGAACCTCATGAAGCCCGAGTTGAAGGGCACCGAGGATCCGCATATCCTCGCAAAGTCGCTTGTCGGTCCGCTCTCCTACCTGGCCGGTGTAGCGACTGCCTGGTTCAGTATTGAGGCCGCCTTCGTCGTCTACATGTTGACGCCGCTGTGGTTCATTACCCCAGCCGCTCCGCGGCCTGTCAACAGCACGAAGCAATGTTAA
- a CDS encoding Gfo/Idh/MocA family protein, which translates to MERRDFVKAASAGPFLGSVLGANDRITIGQIGLGSRGYYETTITARNSGVDLAAVCDVFQPLADMTKQKVGGKTEAYTDFRRILERKDIDAVFVSTPDHWHAPISIMACQAGKDVYCEKPLSHTVEEGRRMVQAARKHNRIFQVGSQQRSAPHFAKCAELVQSGYIGEVSDIDCWIVSNEYPQGFGHIPDSAAPTGLDWDLYLGPAPKTPYNRNRYIWNWRWFWDYSGGNMTDWGAHHIDSIHQIMNVTAPKGVSATGARMLKDNRDTPDSFLATFEYPGFTVRFANSQVGMRMDRYAGTIFYGTKGTLFVDRNGYQVIPSKFSAIVRSDVDQVEEMLASRRREVTGEKRPRGLASPAPPLCEPIEVTGLSLDPEIQIVHVQKFLDAVKSRQRPFADVEVGHTSIVPCHLANIAYRTGRTIRWDAQKEEILGDREASRQLTKQYRAPWSLPAPSAI; encoded by the coding sequence ATGGAACGTAGAGATTTTGTGAAGGCCGCTTCAGCCGGGCCGTTCCTCGGCAGCGTACTGGGCGCCAATGACCGCATCACCATCGGCCAGATCGGCTTGGGCAGCCGGGGCTACTACGAGACCACCATCACGGCTCGCAACTCCGGGGTCGACCTGGCGGCCGTCTGCGATGTCTTCCAGCCTCTCGCCGACATGACGAAGCAGAAAGTGGGCGGCAAGACTGAAGCCTACACGGACTTCCGGCGCATCCTCGAGCGCAAGGACATCGACGCAGTCTTCGTGTCGACGCCCGATCACTGGCATGCGCCCATCTCGATCATGGCGTGCCAGGCGGGCAAGGACGTCTACTGCGAGAAGCCGCTGTCGCACACCGTGGAAGAAGGCCGCCGCATGGTGCAGGCGGCGCGCAAGCACAATCGCATTTTCCAGGTGGGCAGCCAGCAACGCTCGGCGCCGCATTTCGCAAAATGCGCGGAGCTGGTGCAGAGCGGCTACATCGGAGAGGTCTCAGACATCGACTGCTGGATCGTGTCCAACGAGTATCCACAGGGCTTCGGACACATTCCGGATTCCGCCGCGCCCACCGGACTCGATTGGGATCTCTATCTGGGCCCCGCGCCCAAGACCCCTTACAACCGCAACCGCTACATCTGGAACTGGCGCTGGTTCTGGGATTACTCTGGCGGCAACATGACGGATTGGGGCGCGCACCACATCGACAGCATCCACCAGATCATGAATGTGACGGCGCCGAAGGGCGTCTCGGCCACCGGCGCTCGCATGCTGAAAGACAATCGCGACACGCCCGACTCGTTCCTGGCCACGTTTGAGTATCCCGGCTTCACGGTCCGCTTCGCGAATAGCCAGGTGGGGATGCGCATGGACCGCTACGCGGGCACGATCTTCTATGGCACCAAGGGCACTCTGTTCGTCGACCGCAACGGCTATCAGGTGATTCCGTCAAAGTTCTCGGCGATTGTGCGTTCAGATGTCGATCAGGTGGAAGAGATGCTGGCCTCGCGCAGGCGGGAAGTCACCGGCGAGAAGCGGCCGCGCGGCCTAGCCTCGCCGGCGCCGCCACTCTGTGAGCCCATCGAAGTCACCGGTCTGTCCCTCGATCCCGAGATCCAGATCGTCCATGTGCAGAAATTCCTCGACGCCGTGAAGAGCCGGCAGCGCCCGTTTGCCGACGTCGAAGTCGGCCACACGTCCATCGTGCCGTGTCATCTCGCGAACATTGCATACCGCACCGGCCGGACCATCCGCTGGGATGCGCAGAAAGAGGAGATCCTGGGTGACCGCGAGGCCTCGCGTCAGCTCACGAAACAGTACCGCGCGCCGTGGTCGCTGCCTGCCCCATCGGCCATATAG
- a CDS encoding phytanoyl-CoA dioxygenase family protein yields the protein MASGPLTASQVSEYHEKGYVLARGMFSEAEIELLGRAAKQDRELDARSFGRNDGEGHVVRLSLWNHPGDALYGMFARCSSIVDSAEKLLNDEVYHYHSKMIMKDARVGGAWAWHQDYGYWYQNGVLSPDLCSASIAVDRATRENGCLQVVPGSHKLGRIDHVLTGEQAGADRERVDAILQRFPLVYVEMERGDVLFFHSNLLHRSDENRSEHPRWSMICCYNAAKNDPYKEAHHPRYTPLNKVPDSAILDAGLRRFADSSSDVAWLEAARDQSATSLDQPE from the coding sequence ATGGCAAGTGGTCCCCTGACAGCATCACAAGTATCGGAGTATCACGAGAAGGGCTACGTTCTCGCCCGCGGCATGTTCAGCGAGGCGGAGATCGAGCTTCTGGGGCGGGCGGCGAAGCAAGACCGCGAGTTGGACGCGCGCTCGTTCGGGCGCAACGATGGCGAAGGCCATGTGGTTCGCCTGTCGCTGTGGAATCACCCCGGCGACGCGCTCTACGGCATGTTCGCGAGATGCAGCTCCATCGTCGATTCGGCGGAGAAGTTGCTCAACGACGAGGTCTACCACTATCACTCGAAGATGATCATGAAGGACGCGCGCGTGGGCGGCGCGTGGGCCTGGCACCAGGATTACGGCTACTGGTATCAGAATGGCGTGCTGTCGCCGGATCTGTGCAGCGCCTCCATCGCCGTCGACCGCGCCACTCGCGAGAACGGCTGCCTCCAGGTGGTGCCCGGCTCGCACAAACTGGGCCGCATCGACCACGTATTGACGGGCGAGCAGGCCGGCGCCGACCGCGAGCGCGTCGATGCCATTCTCCAACGCTTTCCTCTTGTCTACGTCGAGATGGAACGCGGCGACGTGCTCTTCTTTCACAGCAACCTGCTGCACCGCTCCGACGAGAATCGCTCGGAGCATCCACGCTGGTCGATGATCTGCTGCTACAACGCGGCGAAGAACGATCCCTACAAAGAGGCGCACCACCCGCGCTACACGCCCTTGAACAAGGTTCCGGACTCGGCCATTCTCGATGCCGGGTTACGGCGCTTCGCCGACTCAAGCTCGGATGTCGCCTGGCTCGAGGCCGCTCGTGATCAGAGCGCAACCAGCCTGGATCAGCCCGAGTAG
- a CDS encoding sugar phosphate isomerase/epimerase → MADLHSTQPILRTLMSWLALEDMARFEDARGNAGALLQRRLDDVLEAGYDGVQFDVVFTSDQLAHCRQRGLGIAATGRVNHPEEAGPLAERLADAGFPCATLHVGWGMESPDEAARLIEAVLTASDRHPIPLFIETHRATIFQDAWRTVDFLARYPQVRINGDFSHWYTGLEFVYGGFENKLRFIEPVLERVRFLHGRIGNPGCMQVDIGDGDETAHPYVTHFRMLWTRAMEQFLRQSEPGGSLFFVPELLSPKIYYGRTFPDENGVLREECDRWAQSLVLRGLAQQCFAEAKRRVDAGSGRVR, encoded by the coding sequence ATGGCAGATCTCCACTCCACGCAGCCTATTTTGCGCACACTCATGAGCTGGCTCGCGCTGGAAGACATGGCGCGGTTCGAGGACGCTCGTGGCAATGCGGGCGCCCTCCTGCAGCGGCGGCTCGACGATGTGCTTGAGGCTGGTTACGACGGTGTTCAGTTCGATGTTGTGTTCACCAGTGACCAACTCGCTCATTGCCGGCAGCGGGGGCTCGGCATCGCGGCGACAGGACGCGTGAATCATCCGGAAGAGGCCGGCCCCTTGGCGGAGAGGCTCGCGGACGCCGGATTCCCTTGCGCGACTTTGCATGTGGGCTGGGGCATGGAGAGCCCGGACGAGGCGGCACGTTTGATCGAAGCGGTGCTCACAGCCTCAGACCGCCATCCCATCCCGCTCTTCATTGAGACGCACCGCGCCACGATTTTCCAGGACGCCTGGCGCACCGTGGACTTCCTCGCGCGATACCCGCAAGTCCGCATCAACGGCGATTTCTCGCACTGGTACACCGGTCTCGAGTTCGTCTATGGCGGCTTCGAGAACAAGCTCCGCTTCATTGAACCGGTGCTGGAACGCGTGCGCTTTCTGCATGGCCGCATCGGCAATCCGGGCTGCATGCAGGTCGACATTGGAGACGGGGACGAAACCGCACATCCCTACGTCACTCACTTCCGCATGCTGTGGACGCGAGCGATGGAGCAGTTCCTCAGACAGTCCGAGCCAGGAGGCTCCCTCTTCTTCGTTCCGGAGCTCCTCTCGCCGAAGATCTACTACGGGCGCACCTTCCCCGATGAGAACGGAGTGCTTCGCGAGGAATGCGATCGATGGGCTCAGTCGCTGGTGCTGCGGGGCTTGGCGCAACAATGCTTCGCAGAAGCGAAACGTCGTGTGGACGCCGGCTCAGGCCGGGTCCGCTAG
- a CDS encoding SprT-like family protein, with translation MASPSPAPARGLLAENVLLFHWSDDLVAHRLRQVREYVLAQSRHLHREDFIVVHPRDLHLLFEAYDRFFFEGLCGNALEGQSLSFRLSSRMTKTGGKTTRFTSRTGAVSYEISVAVNMLFDSFEEDSRSVTVCGIECTNRFAGLQRIFEHELVHLIEMLCWGESDCSAARFQGITARHFRHTAHTHNLITRREQAAEAGIRVGSMVSFAFEGRTYKGRVNRVTKRVTVLVEDAAGQLFSDGKRYRVFYVPIGSLRLADPA, from the coding sequence ATGGCGTCTCCGTCTCCAGCGCCGGCGCGCGGTCTGCTCGCCGAGAACGTTCTGCTATTCCACTGGTCCGACGATCTGGTCGCGCACCGCTTGCGGCAGGTGCGGGAGTACGTCCTGGCCCAGTCCCGGCATCTGCATCGCGAGGACTTCATTGTTGTACACCCGCGCGATCTGCACCTGCTCTTTGAGGCCTACGACAGATTCTTCTTCGAGGGCCTGTGCGGCAATGCCCTGGAAGGGCAAAGTCTCAGCTTCCGGCTGTCATCGCGCATGACAAAGACTGGCGGCAAGACGACTCGTTTCACCAGCCGCACAGGCGCGGTCAGCTACGAGATCTCCGTCGCGGTGAACATGTTGTTCGACTCGTTTGAAGAGGACTCGCGTTCCGTCACCGTCTGCGGGATCGAATGCACCAATCGCTTCGCGGGCTTGCAGCGCATCTTCGAACACGAACTCGTGCACCTCATTGAGATGCTCTGTTGGGGCGAGAGCGATTGCTCGGCCGCGCGATTCCAGGGCATCACCGCCCGCCACTTCCGCCACACGGCCCATACGCACAATCTCATCACGCGTCGTGAGCAGGCTGCGGAAGCGGGCATCCGTGTGGGCTCCATGGTCAGCTTCGCCTTCGAAGGCCGCACCTACAAAGGCCGCGTGAATCGCGTGACCAAGCGCGTCACCGTCCTGGTGGAGGATGCGGCGGGACAGCTGTTTTCCGACGGCAAGCGCTATCGCGTCTTCTACGTGCCCATCGGGTCTCTACGCCTAGCGGACCCGGCCTGA
- a CDS encoding acetyl-CoA carboxylase carboxyltransferase subunit alpha produces MSDTSQARIADIEREISQLQLTSTGAQAQLADLEGELKALRGEQGVNLAWQRVQLARHPKRPHSLDYINRLVPDFTEIHGDRFYGEDAAIVAGFGTMLGGHPVMMVGLQKGRDTKQKLIRNFGMPKPEGYRKAMRAMEMASKFRRPIITFLDTPGAYPGIDAEERGQAEAIAYNLREMTRLQSPLIVVVIGEGGSGGALALGVGNKVFMLENAVYSVISPESCAAIIYRDSTKGALASAALKITASDLVRQGLIDGIIPEPLGGAQDDYDRAAQYLHQTLVAAIDELAPMSPDQLIEQRYQKFRQMGSFFTE; encoded by the coding sequence ATGAGCGATACTTCGCAAGCACGCATCGCCGATATCGAGCGCGAGATCTCGCAGCTCCAGCTCACCTCCACAGGTGCGCAGGCACAGCTCGCCGATCTCGAGGGCGAACTGAAAGCGCTGCGCGGTGAGCAAGGCGTCAATCTGGCGTGGCAGCGTGTCCAACTTGCTCGCCATCCCAAACGGCCGCACTCGCTGGACTACATCAACCGGCTCGTGCCGGACTTCACGGAAATTCACGGCGATCGATTCTACGGTGAAGATGCGGCCATTGTCGCGGGCTTCGGCACGATGCTCGGCGGCCACCCGGTAATGATGGTCGGCCTGCAGAAGGGCCGTGACACAAAGCAGAAGCTGATCCGCAATTTCGGCATGCCGAAGCCGGAAGGCTACCGCAAGGCGATGCGCGCGATGGAGATGGCGTCTAAGTTCCGGCGTCCGATCATTACTTTCCTCGATACTCCGGGGGCCTATCCGGGCATTGACGCGGAAGAGCGCGGCCAGGCCGAGGCCATTGCCTATAATCTGCGGGAGATGACCCGACTGCAGTCGCCGCTGATTGTGGTGGTGATTGGCGAAGGCGGCAGCGGCGGCGCGCTGGCGCTGGGTGTGGGCAACAAGGTGTTCATGCTGGAGAACGCGGTCTACAGCGTGATCTCTCCGGAAAGCTGCGCGGCCATCATCTATCGCGATTCCACGAAGGGTGCGCTGGCGTCCGCTGCTTTGAAGATCACGGCGAGCGACCTGGTGCGGCAGGGCCTGATCGACGGCATTATCCCCGAGCCGCTTGGCGGCGCGCAGGACGACTACGATCGAGCCGCGCAGTATCTGCACCAGACGCTGGTCGCGGCCATTGACGAACTGGCTCCGATGAGTCCGGACCAATTGATCGAACAGCGGTATCAGAAGTTCCGGCAGATGGGCAGCTTCTTCACGGAGTAG